A genomic window from Vitis riparia cultivar Riparia Gloire de Montpellier isolate 1030 chromosome 16, EGFV_Vit.rip_1.0, whole genome shotgun sequence includes:
- the LOC117933189 gene encoding uncharacterized protein LOC117933189, translated as MRGAVVVVVVALVVCGWGNVQMASADTSPSQCKEERDLLVNACIPVIYGRSPSADCCQRVRVSHVECVCPYVTPKTASIIGVIGVDNVVKKIEGCGRTVPRKFKCGSITTP; from the exons ATGAGGGGGgcagtggtggtggtggtggttgcATTGGTGGTATGCGGTTGGGGGAATGTTCAGATGGCAAGTGCAGACACGAGTCCCAGCCAGTGCAAAGAGGAGAGGGACCTGCTGGTTAACGCTTGCATACCAGTGATCTACGGGCGCAGCCCATCTGCGGACTGCTGCCAGCGCGTTCGAGTGAGCCATGTGGAGTGTGTGTGCCCCTACGTCACTCCCAAGACCGCCTCCATCATTGGGGTCATTGGTGTTGACAACGTGGTTAAGAAAATTGAAGGGTGTGGAAGGACAGTGCCTCGCAAATTCAAGTGTGGGA GTATCACCACTCCATGA